From a region of the Corallococcus coralloides DSM 2259 genome:
- a CDS encoding non-ribosomal peptide synthetase, with protein sequence MTPEEKRARLAQLLKDKSRPASKQAPLSFAQERMWFLDKWSPGSAAFHMPTAVRLTGTVDTDALRRALALLVERHDTLRTTFQEREGGAVQVIASTGEVPLEVMDLQGLPVTEREAEAQRRVVTLAQQPFSLEQGPLLRAVLMLLGNGEQVLLVDQHHIVSDGWSMGVLVHELAMLYRACLEGQPSPLKPLPLQYADWAAWQKEWLQGAELERQLTYWKNRLNPNALLELPQDKPRPALMSSKGERQVMHLSPALTQALKALGQREGRTLFVTLLSAFNVLLSRYTGQDDIVVGTPIAGRPRAEVEGLIGLFVNMLALRSDLSGKPTFKELLNRVHESTLDAYAHQDIPFERLVDALKPERHLSHSPIFQVMFVLQNAPMPALEAPGVVMEAKPVDTGTTKYDLSLLLVDLPQGLRVIAEYSTDLFERSTAERLLGHYLTLLEGIVAQPDVPISRLPLLPDAERQRVLKDWNDTAVTHPKDATLTSLIEAQVARTPDAVALEFEGNRLTYRELDARANQLAHALRKHGVGPEVRVGLCVERSLEMVVGLLGTLKAGGAYVPLDPGYPQERLGWMLEDARPPVLLVQERLLARLPASDAKVVKLDTGWEEIAREPTTAPEPTATPDSLAYIIFTSGSTGRPKGAMNAHGPVVNRLLWMQSAYRLTPRDVVLQKTPFSFDVSVWEFFWPLMTGAKLVVAKPGGHQDPGYLKSLIASASVTTLHFVPSMLQAFLDEPGVAECTSLQRVVCSGEALPLELKELCLRTLPGAGLHNLYGPTEAAVDVTFHACRANDGRRSVPIGRPVDNTQIRILDAELQPVPQGAAGELYIGGVQVGRGYLARPSLTAERFIPDPYATVPGARMYRTGDVARWLPDGEIEYLGRADFQVKIRGLRIELGEIESSLEKHPTVRQAVVLAREDRPGQKRLVAYVTGKDAKPEGAALRTYLLERLPEYMVPSNIVVLERMPLSPNGKADRKALPAPEAGGADPSRPFVAPGTAIEQQIAQAWKDLLHVERVGLDDPFFELGGNSLLALQLHRRLTAELGVTLALTDLFQYPTVRALAARLSRREDTPSEDAAQAGRSRAEARRTVNRRAGASRGRVETDGDADE encoded by the coding sequence ATGACGCCCGAAGAGAAGCGAGCACGCCTGGCCCAGCTCCTGAAGGACAAGTCGCGCCCTGCCTCGAAGCAGGCGCCCCTGTCCTTCGCGCAGGAGCGGATGTGGTTCCTGGACAAGTGGAGCCCCGGCAGCGCGGCCTTCCACATGCCCACCGCGGTGCGCCTGACGGGCACCGTGGACACGGACGCGCTGCGCCGCGCCCTGGCGCTGCTGGTGGAGCGGCACGACACGCTGCGCACCACCTTCCAGGAACGCGAAGGCGGCGCCGTGCAGGTCATCGCCTCCACGGGTGAGGTGCCGCTGGAAGTCATGGACCTCCAGGGGCTGCCGGTGACCGAGCGCGAGGCCGAAGCCCAGCGGCGCGTGGTCACGCTCGCGCAGCAGCCGTTCAGCCTGGAGCAGGGGCCGCTGTTGCGCGCGGTGCTGATGCTCCTGGGCAACGGTGAGCAGGTGCTGCTGGTGGATCAGCACCACATCGTCTCCGACGGCTGGTCCATGGGCGTGCTCGTGCACGAGCTGGCCATGCTGTACCGCGCGTGCCTGGAGGGCCAGCCCTCGCCGCTCAAGCCCCTGCCCCTGCAGTACGCGGACTGGGCGGCGTGGCAGAAGGAATGGCTCCAGGGCGCGGAGCTGGAGCGCCAGCTCACCTACTGGAAGAACCGCCTCAACCCGAACGCGCTCCTGGAGCTGCCGCAGGACAAGCCGCGTCCGGCGCTGATGAGCTCCAAGGGCGAGCGGCAGGTGATGCACCTGTCCCCCGCCCTCACCCAGGCGCTCAAGGCGCTGGGCCAGCGCGAGGGCCGCACGCTCTTCGTCACGCTGCTGTCCGCGTTCAACGTGCTCCTGTCCCGATACACCGGGCAGGACGACATCGTGGTGGGCACGCCCATCGCGGGCCGTCCGCGCGCGGAGGTGGAGGGGCTCATCGGCCTGTTCGTGAACATGCTGGCGCTGCGCTCGGACCTGTCCGGCAAGCCCACGTTCAAGGAGCTGCTGAACCGCGTGCACGAGTCCACGCTGGACGCGTACGCGCACCAGGACATCCCCTTCGAGCGGCTGGTGGATGCGCTCAAGCCGGAGCGGCACCTCAGCCACTCGCCCATCTTCCAGGTGATGTTCGTCCTGCAGAACGCGCCCATGCCGGCCCTGGAGGCCCCGGGCGTGGTGATGGAGGCGAAGCCGGTGGACACCGGCACGACGAAGTACGACCTGTCGCTCCTGCTGGTGGACCTGCCGCAGGGCCTGCGCGTCATCGCCGAGTACAGCACCGACCTCTTCGAGCGCTCCACGGCGGAGCGGCTCCTGGGCCACTACCTGACGCTGCTCGAAGGCATCGTCGCGCAGCCGGACGTGCCCATCTCCCGCCTGCCGCTCTTGCCCGATGCCGAGCGCCAGCGCGTGCTGAAGGACTGGAACGACACCGCCGTCACGCACCCGAAGGACGCGACGCTCACGTCGCTCATCGAGGCGCAGGTGGCGCGCACGCCGGACGCCGTCGCCCTGGAGTTCGAGGGCAACCGCCTCACCTACCGCGAGCTGGACGCCCGCGCGAACCAGCTGGCGCACGCGCTGCGCAAGCACGGCGTGGGACCGGAAGTCCGCGTGGGCCTGTGCGTGGAGCGCTCGCTGGAGATGGTGGTGGGCCTGCTGGGCACGCTGAAGGCCGGCGGCGCCTACGTGCCGCTGGACCCGGGCTACCCGCAGGAGCGCCTGGGCTGGATGCTGGAGGACGCGCGTCCGCCGGTACTCCTGGTGCAGGAGCGGCTGCTGGCGCGGCTGCCGGCGTCGGACGCGAAGGTGGTGAAGCTGGACACGGGCTGGGAGGAGATTGCCCGCGAGCCCACCACCGCGCCCGAGCCCACGGCGACGCCGGACTCGCTGGCGTACATCATCTTCACGTCCGGCAGCACGGGCCGCCCCAAGGGCGCGATGAACGCGCACGGCCCGGTGGTGAACCGCCTGTTGTGGATGCAGTCCGCCTACCGGCTCACGCCTCGGGACGTGGTGCTCCAGAAGACGCCGTTCAGCTTCGACGTGTCCGTCTGGGAGTTCTTCTGGCCGCTGATGACGGGCGCGAAGCTGGTGGTCGCGAAGCCCGGCGGGCACCAGGACCCGGGCTACCTCAAGTCGCTGATTGCCTCCGCGTCCGTCACCACGCTGCACTTCGTGCCCTCCATGCTCCAGGCCTTCCTGGACGAGCCGGGCGTGGCGGAGTGCACGTCGCTCCAGCGCGTGGTGTGCAGCGGTGAAGCGCTGCCGCTGGAGCTGAAGGAGCTGTGCCTGCGCACGCTGCCCGGCGCGGGGCTGCACAACCTCTACGGCCCCACCGAGGCCGCGGTGGACGTGACGTTCCACGCGTGCAGGGCCAACGACGGCCGCCGCTCCGTGCCCATTGGCCGGCCGGTGGACAACACGCAGATCCGCATCCTGGACGCGGAGCTCCAGCCGGTGCCCCAGGGCGCGGCGGGTGAGCTGTACATCGGCGGCGTGCAGGTGGGGCGCGGCTATCTGGCGCGGCCCTCGCTGACGGCCGAGCGCTTCATCCCGGATCCGTACGCGACGGTGCCGGGCGCGCGCATGTACCGCACGGGCGACGTGGCGCGGTGGCTGCCGGACGGCGAAATCGAGTACCTGGGCCGCGCGGACTTCCAGGTGAAGATCCGCGGCCTGCGCATCGAGCTGGGCGAGATTGAGTCCTCGCTGGAGAAGCACCCCACGGTGCGCCAGGCGGTGGTGCTCGCGCGCGAGGACCGGCCGGGCCAGAAGCGGCTGGTGGCCTACGTCACCGGCAAGGACGCGAAGCCGGAGGGCGCGGCGCTGCGCACGTACCTGCTGGAGCGGCTGCCCGAGTACATGGTGCCGTCCAACATCGTGGTGCTGGAGCGCATGCCGCTCAGCCCCAACGGCAAGGCGGACCGCAAGGCGCTGCCCGCTCCGGAGGCCGGTGGCGCGGATCCGTCGCGGCCCTTCGTGGCGCCGGGGACGGCCATCGAGCAGCAGATCGCCCAGGCGTGGAAGGACCTGCTCCACGTGGAGCGGGTGGGCCTGGACGATCCCTTCTTCGAATTGGGCGGCAACTCGCTGCTCGCGCTCCAGCTCCACCGCCGGTTGACGGCGGAGCTCGGTGTGACGCTGGCGCTCACGGACCTCTTCCAGTACCCCACCGTGCGGGCACTGGCGGCGCGGCTGTCGCGCCGGGAGGACACGCCCTCGGAGGACGCGGCGCAGGCGGGCCGCTCCCGTGCCGAGGCGCGACGCACGGTCAACCGCCGCGCGGGAGCCTCGCGCGGTCGGGTGGAAACGGATGGAGACGCGGATGAGTGA
- a CDS encoding type I polyketide synthase: protein MSDAVGGGEERIAIVGLSGRFPGAQTLEGFWEMLRRGGDARRVPTDSELDDAGVPQALRAHPQWVRSSYVLEGATEFDAGLFGYSPREAELMDPQQRIFMECAWESLDNAGYDPGRFKGAVAVYASVSLSSYLLRALMRQPDLMDAAGSFGVMLANDKDYVATRVSHRLGLRGPAATVQTACSSSLVALHLACQSLLSGESDMALAGGSSVSFPQTAGYLYQEGMIFSPDGYCRAFDAKANGTVRGAGAAVVVLKRLSDALKDGDTIHGVLLGTAVNNDGAGKVGFTAPSVEGQAAVIAEALAISGVTPDDIQYVEAHATGTPLGDPIEVAALNQAFGGKETGQKRVALGSLKAAIGHLDAAAGIAGVVKTVLAMEHGEIPASPHFQQPNPVIDFDAGPFFVPSQPRPWTSPNGPRRAGVSAFGIGGTNTHVILEEAPKTAASAPSKRAWHVLPLSARTPAALDAATERLAAHLDANPNVSLADVAYTLQVGRHAHEHRRAVVVKDIADAKAALRDARRLLGGSGTNTRRPVVFLFSGQGSQYVDMGRGLYEQEPAFRAEVDACAEKLKPHLGLDLRTVLYPPADGREKATEQLKQTSLTQPALFVIEYALAKLWASWGVTPQAMVGHSIGEYVAACLSGVFSLDDALALVATRGRLMQSLPSGSMLSVRMTPEALAPLMDARISVAAVNAPGFTVVAGPTDAVDALQAKLEAQKVEVSRLHTSHAFHSHMMDPIVEEFRQAVAKVARKEPKDLYLSNVTGTWVTREDAVSPAYWARHLRDAVRFQDSATLLLNDPEHVFLEVGPGNALATLVRRNAQEGTFPAILTTLPAPRDAQQDALTHAADAFAKLWLAGAKTTAGRVYKGESRRRIPLPAYPFQRERYDLLKGPPPALPRAAAARTATTQGVELTVPSWPRTRASPQVPSLSGQRWLVLEADTPVASRVSERLRQAGADVVSLVAGQGASDPVTKRFAVDPSSPDALGEHLERLRGEDWSPAHVAYLWPLVKDSRDLESGLATSFHGLLALAKAVGPGAAKTPVTLDVVTTGAQDVTGEEPLLPWQAAAVGASRVLPQEYPGLTVRAVDVTWPAPEESASGPWMERLVTELAAGKDPVVALRGPYRHVEAFETIDVPAPTEQAGLKDGGVYVIVGGLGRVGLALAEQLTQAVKPKLVLLSRRTLPAPGEWDAWRAGHDAQDATSKAIDRMRALERSGAQVLALRADAGVPGQLDKALQVAEAKFGRIDGVFYAAGDGGMATRISVAEATPEATTPLLSGRFGGLTRLAEALASRQPDFVVVQSSLTVVLGGMAVSAVAAAHAGMDAVAARQARLGGTRWYTVDWDVWGVGEGFRPDAVIPPTEGFRLLRALLTQPTGGRFLASLGSLEARRQVARDGASTSRAGGSGSGKHPRPPLANAFVAPRDETEEKVAALWQDLLGVESVGITDNFFELGGHSLLGVQLLSRIREAFQVELSMRALFESPTVEVMTVAIVEASASQLDPEALEAMLAELEQS from the coding sequence ATGAGTGACGCAGTGGGTGGTGGCGAGGAGCGCATCGCGATCGTCGGCCTGTCGGGCCGCTTCCCGGGTGCGCAGACGCTGGAGGGCTTCTGGGAGATGCTCCGGCGCGGCGGCGACGCGCGTCGCGTGCCCACGGACTCGGAGCTGGACGACGCGGGCGTTCCCCAGGCCCTGCGCGCCCATCCGCAGTGGGTGCGCTCCAGCTACGTGCTGGAAGGCGCGACGGAGTTCGACGCGGGCCTCTTCGGCTACAGCCCGCGCGAGGCGGAGCTGATGGACCCCCAGCAGCGCATCTTCATGGAGTGCGCGTGGGAGTCGCTGGACAACGCCGGCTATGACCCGGGCCGCTTCAAGGGCGCGGTGGCCGTCTACGCGAGCGTGAGCCTGAGCTCGTACCTGCTGCGCGCGCTGATGCGGCAGCCGGACCTGATGGACGCGGCCGGTTCGTTCGGCGTGATGCTGGCCAACGACAAGGACTACGTGGCCACGCGCGTATCCCACCGGCTGGGCCTGCGCGGCCCCGCGGCGACGGTGCAGACGGCGTGCTCCAGTTCGCTGGTGGCGCTCCACCTGGCGTGCCAGAGCCTGCTGTCCGGTGAGAGCGACATGGCGCTCGCGGGCGGCTCGTCCGTGTCCTTCCCGCAGACGGCGGGCTACCTCTACCAGGAGGGGATGATCTTCTCGCCGGACGGCTACTGCCGCGCGTTCGACGCGAAGGCCAACGGCACCGTGCGCGGCGCGGGCGCGGCGGTGGTCGTGCTCAAGCGCCTGTCCGACGCGCTGAAGGACGGCGACACCATCCACGGCGTGCTGCTGGGCACGGCGGTGAACAACGACGGCGCGGGCAAGGTGGGCTTCACCGCGCCCAGCGTGGAGGGCCAGGCCGCGGTCATCGCGGAGGCGCTCGCCATCTCCGGCGTCACGCCGGACGACATCCAGTACGTGGAGGCCCACGCGACGGGCACCCCGCTGGGCGACCCGATAGAGGTGGCCGCGCTCAACCAGGCCTTCGGTGGCAAGGAGACGGGCCAGAAGCGCGTGGCGCTGGGCTCGCTCAAGGCGGCCATCGGACACCTGGACGCGGCGGCCGGCATCGCGGGCGTGGTCAAGACGGTGCTCGCCATGGAGCACGGTGAGATTCCCGCGAGCCCCCACTTCCAGCAGCCCAACCCCGTCATCGACTTCGACGCGGGGCCCTTCTTCGTGCCCTCGCAGCCCCGGCCGTGGACGTCCCCGAACGGGCCGCGCCGCGCGGGCGTGAGCGCCTTCGGCATCGGCGGCACCAACACGCACGTCATCCTGGAGGAGGCTCCGAAGACGGCCGCCTCCGCGCCGTCCAAGCGCGCGTGGCACGTGCTGCCCCTGTCCGCCCGCACGCCCGCGGCGCTGGACGCGGCGACGGAGCGACTGGCCGCGCACCTGGACGCGAACCCGAACGTGTCCCTGGCGGACGTGGCCTACACGCTCCAGGTGGGCCGCCACGCGCACGAGCACCGGCGCGCGGTGGTGGTGAAGGACATCGCGGACGCGAAGGCGGCGCTGCGGGATGCACGGCGGCTCTTGGGCGGCTCTGGCACCAACACACGGCGGCCGGTGGTGTTCCTCTTCTCCGGCCAGGGTTCGCAGTACGTGGACATGGGCCGGGGCCTCTACGAGCAGGAGCCCGCCTTCCGCGCGGAGGTGGACGCGTGCGCGGAGAAGCTCAAGCCGCACCTGGGCCTGGACCTGCGCACCGTGCTCTATCCGCCTGCGGACGGGCGGGAGAAGGCGACGGAGCAGCTCAAGCAGACGTCGCTCACGCAGCCCGCGCTGTTCGTCATCGAGTACGCGCTGGCGAAGCTGTGGGCGTCCTGGGGCGTGACGCCGCAGGCGATGGTGGGCCACAGCATCGGTGAGTACGTGGCCGCGTGCCTGTCGGGCGTGTTCAGCCTGGACGACGCGCTGGCGCTGGTGGCCACGCGCGGCCGGCTGATGCAGTCGCTGCCCTCGGGCTCCATGCTGTCCGTGCGGATGACGCCGGAGGCGCTGGCGCCGCTGATGGACGCGCGCATCTCCGTGGCGGCCGTGAACGCGCCGGGATTCACCGTCGTGGCAGGCCCCACCGACGCGGTGGACGCGCTCCAGGCGAAGCTGGAGGCGCAGAAGGTGGAGGTGTCGCGGCTGCACACGTCGCACGCGTTCCACTCCCACATGATGGACCCCATCGTGGAGGAGTTCCGCCAGGCGGTGGCGAAGGTCGCACGCAAGGAGCCGAAGGACCTCTACCTGTCCAACGTCACCGGCACCTGGGTGACCCGCGAGGACGCGGTGAGCCCGGCGTACTGGGCACGGCATCTGCGCGACGCCGTGCGCTTCCAGGACTCGGCGACGCTGCTGTTGAACGACCCCGAGCATGTCTTCCTGGAGGTCGGTCCCGGCAACGCGCTGGCCACGCTGGTGCGCCGCAACGCCCAGGAAGGCACCTTCCCGGCCATCCTCACGACGCTGCCCGCGCCGCGCGACGCCCAGCAGGACGCGCTCACGCACGCAGCGGACGCGTTCGCGAAGCTGTGGCTCGCGGGCGCGAAGACGACCGCGGGCCGCGTCTACAAGGGCGAGTCCCGCCGCCGCATCCCCCTGCCCGCCTACCCCTTCCAGCGCGAGCGCTACGACCTGCTCAAGGGTCCGCCGCCCGCGTTGCCTCGCGCCGCCGCCGCGCGGACCGCGACGACGCAGGGCGTGGAGTTGACCGTCCCCTCGTGGCCGCGCACGCGTGCCTCACCGCAAGTTCCGTCGCTGTCCGGCCAGCGTTGGCTGGTGCTGGAAGCGGACACGCCGGTGGCCTCGCGCGTGTCGGAGCGCCTGCGCCAGGCGGGCGCGGACGTGGTGTCGCTCGTCGCGGGACAGGGTGCGTCGGATCCGGTGACGAAGCGCTTCGCCGTGGATCCGTCGTCTCCCGACGCGCTGGGCGAGCATCTGGAGCGCCTGCGCGGTGAGGACTGGTCGCCCGCGCACGTCGCGTACCTGTGGCCACTGGTGAAGGACTCGCGCGACCTGGAGTCGGGGCTCGCGACGTCGTTCCACGGGCTGCTCGCGCTGGCGAAGGCCGTGGGCCCGGGCGCGGCGAAGACGCCCGTGACGCTGGACGTGGTGACCACCGGCGCCCAGGACGTCACGGGCGAGGAGCCGCTGCTGCCCTGGCAGGCTGCCGCTGTCGGTGCCAGCCGCGTGCTTCCGCAGGAGTACCCCGGCCTCACCGTGCGCGCCGTCGACGTCACCTGGCCCGCGCCGGAGGAGTCCGCGTCCGGCCCGTGGATGGAGCGGCTGGTGACGGAGCTGGCCGCCGGCAAGGATCCGGTGGTCGCGCTGCGCGGTCCCTACCGCCACGTCGAAGCGTTCGAGACCATCGACGTCCCTGCCCCCACGGAACAGGCCGGCCTCAAGGACGGCGGGGTCTACGTCATCGTCGGTGGCCTGGGCCGCGTGGGGCTCGCGCTCGCGGAGCAGCTGACGCAGGCGGTGAAGCCGAAGCTCGTGCTGCTGTCTCGCCGCACGCTCCCCGCTCCCGGCGAATGGGACGCGTGGCGCGCGGGCCATGACGCGCAGGACGCGACGTCCAAGGCCATTGACCGCATGCGCGCGCTGGAGCGCTCGGGCGCGCAGGTCCTGGCGCTGCGAGCGGACGCGGGCGTGCCGGGTCAGCTCGACAAGGCGCTCCAGGTCGCGGAGGCGAAGTTCGGCCGCATCGACGGCGTCTTCTACGCCGCCGGTGACGGCGGCATGGCCACCCGCATCTCCGTGGCCGAGGCCACGCCGGAGGCCACCACCCCGCTGCTGTCCGGCCGCTTCGGAGGCCTCACGCGGCTGGCGGAGGCCCTGGCGTCGCGGCAGCCGGACTTCGTCGTGGTGCAGTCCTCCCTCACCGTGGTGCTGGGCGGCATGGCGGTCAGCGCGGTGGCGGCGGCGCACGCCGGCATGGACGCGGTGGCGGCACGGCAGGCCCGGCTGGGAGGCACCCGCTGGTACACCGTGGACTGGGACGTGTGGGGCGTGGGCGAGGGCTTCCGGCCCGACGCCGTCATCCCTCCCACCGAGGGCTTCCGCCTCCTGCGCGCGCTGCTCACCCAGCCCACCGGGGGACGCTTCCTCGCGTCACTCGGGTCGCTGGAGGCTCGGCGTCAGGTGGCTCGCGACGGCGCCTCCACCTCCCGCGCGGGCGGAAGCGGCAGCGGCAAGCACCCGCGTCCTCCGCTGGCCAACGCCTTCGTCGCCCCGCGCGACGAGACCGAGGAGAAGGTCGCCGCGCTCTGGCAGGACCTGCTGGGCGTGGAGTCGGTGGGCATCACCGACAACTTCTTCGAGCTGGGCGGCCACTCGCTCCTGGGCGTGCAGCTGCTGTCGCGCATCCGCGAGGCCTTCCAGGTCGAGCTGTCCATGCGCGCCCTCTTCGAGTCCCCCACCGTGGAGGTGATGACGGTGGCCATCGTGGAGGCGAGCGCCAGTCAGCTCGACCCCGAAGCCCTGGAAGCCATGCTCGCGGAGCTGGAGCAGAGCTGA
- a CDS encoding MFS transporter: MSLAQRLTITQPMRVFWITWFGQLISILGSGLTSFGVGAKVFLDTRSTTQFALLSFFALAPMVVLSPIAGTLIDRWDRRRAMLLADLGNGFTTLLIFSMLLASERGLFKLEPWHFYLPVALGACFGAFRWPAFFATVTLIVPKQHLGRANAMAEVASGASQILSPIIAGALIDSVGLKGVLTVDVCSFFIAVTTLLMVRFPRPTASAEGQQGKGSLLAEMKQGWAFISARKGLLSLMAFTGVAVLCMDLVVLLITPLVLAFTDISTLGRIASIAGVGALLGGIGMGVWGGPKNPLHGILGFHAFSGVVLFMAAPAPSVPLVATAAALYLFTMPPVMAGIQSIWQRKIPADLQGRAAAVKRMIILCVSPFAALIAGPLADDIFEPAMREGGALASTMGRLLGVGPGRGIAVIFIVLGLLTLTNVAAGWLNPRLRNLDKELPDALPDTPPATSDDTAAPNAPTAGASAS, translated from the coding sequence ATGAGCCTCGCGCAACGCCTGACCATCACCCAGCCCATGCGGGTTTTCTGGATCACCTGGTTCGGCCAGCTCATCTCGATCCTCGGCTCCGGCCTCACGTCCTTCGGCGTGGGCGCGAAGGTCTTCCTCGACACGCGCTCCACCACGCAGTTCGCGCTGCTGTCCTTCTTCGCGCTGGCGCCCATGGTGGTGCTGTCCCCCATCGCGGGGACGCTCATCGACCGGTGGGACCGCCGCCGCGCCATGCTGCTGGCGGACCTGGGCAACGGCTTCACCACGCTGCTCATCTTCAGCATGTTGCTGGCCAGCGAACGGGGGCTGTTCAAGCTGGAGCCCTGGCACTTCTACCTGCCCGTCGCCCTGGGCGCGTGCTTCGGCGCCTTCCGCTGGCCGGCCTTCTTCGCCACGGTGACCCTCATCGTGCCCAAGCAGCACCTGGGCCGCGCCAATGCCATGGCGGAGGTGGCCAGCGGCGCCAGCCAGATCCTCTCCCCCATCATCGCGGGAGCGCTCATCGACAGCGTGGGCCTGAAGGGCGTGCTGACAGTGGACGTCTGCAGCTTCTTCATCGCCGTCACCACGCTGCTGATGGTCCGCTTCCCCAGGCCCACCGCCTCCGCGGAGGGCCAGCAGGGCAAGGGGTCGCTGCTCGCGGAGATGAAGCAGGGCTGGGCCTTCATCAGCGCGCGCAAGGGGCTCTTGTCCCTGATGGCCTTCACCGGCGTGGCCGTGCTGTGCATGGACCTGGTGGTGCTGCTGATCACCCCGCTGGTGCTCGCCTTCACGGACATCTCCACGCTGGGCAGGATCGCGTCCATCGCGGGCGTGGGCGCGCTGCTGGGCGGCATCGGCATGGGCGTGTGGGGCGGCCCCAAGAACCCGCTGCACGGCATCCTCGGCTTCCATGCGTTTTCGGGCGTGGTGCTCTTCATGGCCGCGCCGGCGCCCAGCGTGCCTCTCGTCGCCACCGCCGCCGCGCTCTACCTGTTCACCATGCCGCCCGTGATGGCGGGCATCCAGTCCATCTGGCAGCGCAAGATTCCCGCGGACCTCCAGGGCCGCGCCGCCGCCGTGAAGCGGATGATCATCCTCTGCGTGTCGCCGTTCGCGGCCCTCATCGCGGGGCCTCTCGCGGATGACATCTTCGAGCCGGCCATGCGCGAGGGGGGCGCGCTCGCCAGCACCATGGGCCGCCTCCTGGGCGTGGGTCCGGGGCGCGGCATCGCCGTCATCTTCATCGTCCTGGGCCTGCTGACGCTCACCAACGTCGCGGCCGGGTGGCTCAACCCGCGCCTGCGCAACCTGGACAAGGAGCTGCCGGACGCGCTCCCGGACACGCCGCCCGCCACCTCTGACGACACCGCCGCCCCCAACGCCCCCACTGCTGGAGCCTCCGCGTCATGA